The following are encoded together in the Flavobacterium sp. TR2 genome:
- the thrS gene encoding threonine--tRNA ligase, with protein sequence MIKITLPDGSIREFASGVTPMEVAKNISEGFARNVISASFNGTTIETETPLTTDGNLILYTWNDAEGKKAFWHSTSHVMAQALEELYPGIKLTLGPAIANGFYYDVDFEDQKISEADFKKIEDRILEIARGKFDFKMRPVTKAEALEMYKDNVYKTELISNLEDGTITFCDHSTFTDLCRGGHIPNTGIIKAVKIMSVAGAYWRGDEKNKQLTRVYGTSFPKQKDLTEYLELLEEAKRRDHRKLGKELELFAFSQKVGQGLPLWLPKGAALRDRLEQFLKRAQKKAGYEQVVSPHIGQKELYVTSGHYAKYGADSFQPIHTPAEGEEFLLKPMNCPHHCEIYNVRPWSYKDLPKRYAEFGTVYRYEQSGELHGLTRVRGFTQDDAHIFCTPEQLDEEFKKVIDLVLYVFGSLGFENFTAQISLRDQENRDKYIGTDENWEKAENAIINAAKDKGLNTVVEYGEAAFYGPKLDFMVKDALGRQWQLGTIQVDYNLPERFELTYKGADNELHRPVMIHRAPFGSMERFIAILLEHTAGNFPLWLMPEQAIILSLSEKYENYAKKVLDLLENHEIRALIDNRNETIGKKIRDAEMQKIPFMLIVGEEEEKNGTISIRRHGQEGKGNITVSIEEFASIVDEEIKKTLKVFTV encoded by the coding sequence ATGATCAAGATTACTTTACCCGATGGGTCAATTAGAGAGTTCGCTTCGGGCGTAACTCCAATGGAGGTCGCTAAAAACATTAGCGAAGGTTTTGCAAGAAATGTTATTTCTGCATCTTTTAATGGTACAACTATTGAAACCGAAACTCCATTAACGACCGACGGTAATCTTATATTATATACTTGGAATGATGCTGAAGGTAAAAAAGCTTTCTGGCATTCAACTTCGCACGTAATGGCTCAAGCGCTTGAGGAATTGTACCCTGGAATTAAATTAACTCTAGGACCAGCAATTGCTAATGGGTTTTATTATGATGTAGATTTTGAAGATCAGAAAATTTCTGAGGCTGATTTCAAAAAAATCGAAGATCGTATTCTTGAAATTGCAAGAGGAAAGTTTGACTTTAAAATGCGTCCGGTAACTAAAGCGGAAGCATTGGAGATGTATAAAGATAACGTTTACAAGACTGAATTGATTTCAAACCTTGAAGATGGAACTATTACATTCTGCGACCACTCAACTTTTACTGATTTATGCCGTGGCGGACATATTCCAAACACTGGAATTATCAAAGCTGTGAAAATTATGAGCGTTGCTGGTGCTTACTGGAGAGGTGACGAGAAAAATAAACAGTTAACTCGTGTTTACGGAACTTCTTTCCCTAAGCAAAAAGATTTAACTGAATATCTTGAACTTCTTGAAGAGGCAAAACGCCGTGATCACCGTAAATTAGGAAAAGAACTTGAATTATTCGCTTTTTCTCAAAAAGTAGGTCAAGGACTGCCTTTATGGCTGCCAAAAGGAGCTGCATTAAGAGATCGCTTGGAGCAATTTTTAAAAAGAGCTCAGAAGAAAGCTGGATACGAGCAAGTTGTGAGTCCACATATTGGACAGAAAGAGCTTTATGTTACTTCTGGGCACTATGCGAAATATGGAGCTGACAGTTTCCAACCAATTCATACTCCTGCTGAGGGTGAAGAATTTTTACTAAAACCAATGAACTGTCCTCACCACTGTGAGATTTACAATGTAAGACCTTGGTCATATAAAGATTTACCTAAGCGATATGCTGAATTTGGTACTGTTTACAGATATGAGCAATCTGGCGAATTACATGGTTTAACTCGTGTTAGAGGATTTACTCAGGATGATGCACATATTTTCTGTACTCCAGAGCAGTTGGATGAAGAGTTCAAAAAAGTAATTGACCTTGTACTATATGTATTTGGTTCGTTAGGTTTTGAAAACTTCACCGCTCAGATTTCATTGAGAGATCAGGAAAATAGAGACAAGTATATTGGTACAGATGAAAACTGGGAAAAGGCTGAAAATGCTATCATTAATGCAGCAAAAGACAAAGGTCTTAATACTGTTGTAGAATATGGTGAAGCTGCATTTTACGGTCCGAAACTAGATTTTATGGTAAAAGATGCTTTGGGAAGACAATGGCAATTAGGAACGATTCAGGTAGATTACAATTTGCCAGAGCGTTTTGAATTGACATACAAAGGCGCTGATAATGAATTACATCGCCCTGTTATGATCCACAGAGCTCCTTTTGGATCTATGGAACGTTTTATAGCGATTTTACTAGAACATACCGCAGGAAATTTCCCACTTTGGCTAATGCCTGAGCAAGCTATTATCTTGTCTTTGAGCGAGAAATACGAAAATTATGCTAAAAAAGTTTTAGATTTGCTAGAAAATCACGAAATTCGCGCCCTAATTGACAACCGAAATGAAACTATCGGTAAGAAAATTAGAGATGCAGAAATGCAGAAAATTCCATTTATGCTTATCGTTGGTGAGGAAGAAGAGAAAAACGGTACGATTTCTATTCGTCGTCACGGGCAAGAAGGAAAAGGCAATATCACAGTTTCTATCGAAGAATTTGCTTCGATTGTAGACGAAGAAATAAAAAAGACATTAAAAGTATTTACAGTTTAA
- the infC gene encoding translation initiation factor IF-3, which produces MAIKSNRGFQPRVEKKDAHRINNLIRVPEVRLVGENIEPGVFKIADALRLADQFELDLVEISPNAEPPVCKIMDYKKFVYEQKKRDKALKAKSSQVVVKEIRFGPQTDEHDYEFKRKNAEKFLKEGAKLKAFVFFKGRSIIYKDQGQILLLRLAQDLEEHGKVEAMPVLEGKRMIMFIAPKKKK; this is translated from the coding sequence ATAGCAATAAAAAGTAACAGAGGTTTTCAACCTCGAGTAGAAAAAAAAGATGCGCACAGAATAAACAATCTTATTCGTGTTCCTGAAGTACGTCTTGTAGGTGAAAACATTGAACCTGGAGTTTTTAAAATCGCTGATGCGTTACGTTTAGCTGATCAATTTGAATTGGATCTAGTTGAAATTTCGCCAAATGCGGAACCGCCGGTTTGCAAAATCATGGATTACAAGAAATTTGTTTACGAACAAAAGAAGCGTGATAAAGCACTTAAAGCTAAATCATCTCAAGTTGTTGTAAAAGAAATTCGTTTTGGTCCTCAGACAGATGAGCATGATTATGAGTTTAAAAGAAAGAACGCTGAAAAATTCCTAAAAGAAGGAGCTAAATTAAAAGCTTTCGTTTTCTTCAAAGGACGTTCTATCATTTACAAAGATCAAGGTCAGATTCTATTATTACGTCTTGCTCAAGATTTAGAGGAACACGGTAAAGTTGAGGCTATGCCAGTTTTGGAAGGAAAGAGAATGATTATGTTCATTGCTCCTAAAAAGAAAAAATAA
- the rpmI gene encoding 50S ribosomal protein L35 — MPKMKTKSSAKKRFKVTGSGKIKRKHAFKSHILTKKSKKRKLALTHSALVHQTDMKSIKQQLRII; from the coding sequence ATGCCTAAAATGAAAACAAAATCTAGCGCTAAGAAACGTTTTAAAGTTACTGGCTCTGGAAAGATTAAAAGAAAGCATGCTTTTAAAAGTCACATCTTGACTAAAAAATCTAAAAAACGTAAATTAGCTTTGACACACTCAGCGCTAGTTCACCAAACAGATATGAAAAGCATCAAACAACAATTAAGAATTATCTAA
- the rplT gene encoding 50S ribosomal protein L20: protein MPRSVNSVAKRARRKKIMKQAKGFFGRRKNVWTVAKNAVEKAMSYAYRDRKQNKRNFRSLWIQRINAGARLEGMSYSQFMGKVKANGIELNRKVLADLAMNHPEAFKAILNKVK from the coding sequence ATGCCAAGATCGGTAAATTCAGTTGCTAAAAGAGCAAGAAGAAAAAAAATAATGAAGCAAGCCAAAGGTTTCTTTGGTAGACGTAAAAACGTTTGGACAGTTGCTAAGAACGCGGTAGAGAAAGCGATGAGCTACGCTTACCGTGACAGAAAACAGAATAAAAGAAATTTCCGTTCATTATGGATTCAACGTATCAACGCTGGAGCTAGATTAGAGGGAATGTCTTATTCTCAATTCATGGGTAAAGTTAAAGCTAATGGAATCGAATTGAACCGTAAAGTTCTTGCAGATTTAGCTATGAACCACCCAGAAGCTTTCAAAGCTATTCTTAATAAAGTAAAATAA
- a CDS encoding Crp/Fnr family transcriptional regulator produces the protein MQNALIHHIQKFINLELSEIDLLESCLAISRIKKKDHALQEGQICNTMYFIAKGCMRQYIINSKGAEQTLQFGIENWWITDYLSYHNHTPSSFYLQAVENSEVIALDKTVLESLLIEIPNLERYFRIVTQKSFGAMQMRIKFLFTMSAEERYHHFNDHFPEFVQRVPQYMLASYLDFRLNL, from the coding sequence ATGCAGAACGCGCTTATCCATCATATTCAAAAGTTTATTAATCTAGAGCTTTCTGAGATTGATTTGCTGGAGTCTTGTCTTGCTATCTCGCGGATTAAGAAAAAAGATCATGCATTGCAGGAAGGGCAAATATGCAATACAATGTATTTTATCGCAAAAGGATGTATGCGCCAGTATATCATTAATTCTAAAGGTGCAGAACAAACTCTTCAATTTGGCATTGAAAACTGGTGGATAACCGATTATTTGAGCTATCATAATCATACACCATCTAGTTTTTATTTGCAGGCAGTTGAAAACTCAGAAGTTATTGCTCTCGATAAAACGGTTTTAGAGTCGCTCCTGATTGAAATTCCAAATCTTGAAAGATACTTTAGAATCGTTACTCAAAAAAGCTTCGGTGCGATGCAAATGCGAATTAAATTCTTGTTTACGATGTCTGCTGAAGAAAGATACCATCATTTTAATGACCATTTCCCTGAATTTGTTCAGCGCGTTCCGCAATATATGCTTGCTTCCTATTTAGATTTTCGGCTGAATTTATGA
- a CDS encoding carboxymuconolactone decarboxylase family protein codes for MKPRIVIPNVAPEAYQAMLGLEKYISSTSLTPVHKELIKIRASQINGCAYCIKMHTADARKLGVTEERIYLLSAWREADFYSEEEKAILALTEEITLISNHVSEEVYQNAAKLFDEKYLAEIILAIITINAWNRIGITTGMRAE; via the coding sequence ATGAAACCAAGAATCGTTATCCCGAATGTTGCTCCAGAAGCTTATCAAGCCATGTTAGGTTTAGAAAAATATATTTCTTCAACTTCATTAACTCCTGTTCATAAAGAATTGATTAAAATTCGCGCCTCACAAATCAATGGCTGTGCTTATTGTATCAAAATGCATACTGCCGATGCCAGAAAACTAGGGGTTACAGAGGAGCGCATATATCTGCTAAGCGCGTGGCGAGAAGCCGATTTTTATTCTGAAGAAGAAAAAGCAATATTAGCTTTGACTGAAGAAATTACTTTAATAAGCAATCACGTTTCTGAAGAAGTTTATCAAAATGCAGCCAAATTATTTGATGAAAAATACCTTGCCGAAATCATTTTAGCGATCATCACAATTAATGCTTGGAACAGAATCGGAATTACAACCGGAATGAGAGCAGAATAA
- a CDS encoding tetratricopeptide repeat-containing sensor histidine kinase, with the protein MKIPYLYSFMVSGIIYFWRMKPKGIQFSLYIILIFTLFFACQKRKNFTADTTNNKVEIEKNINAADSFYKNKKFDSAFYFYNRARTKCNPNEDAKSYVYCMYYMAEIQQDHEDFIGSTKTATETVPYLKKINDPNHVWNIYSVLGRNYYYTYDYPNAIYYYSKAFALKVDRINILEAKNNIATIYLDQGKYNKALQIFLSISKEKIVQEKPIYYAKVLDYIGLCYFKLKNGKALAFFEKSIQINSEAKNEDGLGKTYYNLAQYYHNNKSLAMMYAKLSYKNYTLSDNSNNRLLALKFIIENTNSPAEIKEKALLYIKENHRIYAFRQKAKNQFAKMKYDSKREKEENLKLKAQKIKNELQLEKQESKNIISYIIIILVSCLIVFVYYYLNARNNRQKIEAAYQSETRISKKLHDELANDIYHTLAFVENRNLSAEENRSHLLKKLDDIYSRTRDVSKENNPILGNQNFTISLKEMISGFNTPKINLLINGLDEISWNQLDEIKKTSVYRIIQELLVNMKKHSDATLVAITFKKRNNTIIINYTDNGKGIDSSKMVHKNGLHNIENRIRAIKGEVEIHSDFGKGFKLLIKFPV; encoded by the coding sequence TTGAAAATACCGTATTTATACTCTTTCATGGTTTCTGGAATTATTTATTTTTGGCGCATGAAACCAAAAGGAATACAATTTTCACTATACATAATTCTAATTTTTACGCTTTTTTTTGCCTGTCAGAAAAGAAAAAACTTTACGGCAGATACTACAAATAATAAGGTCGAAATCGAAAAGAATATAAATGCAGCTGATTCATTCTACAAAAATAAAAAGTTTGATAGTGCATTTTATTTTTACAACAGAGCAAGAACAAAATGCAATCCTAATGAAGATGCCAAAAGCTATGTTTATTGTATGTACTATATGGCCGAAATTCAGCAAGACCACGAAGATTTTATTGGAAGCACTAAGACAGCAACAGAAACAGTTCCTTATTTAAAGAAAATAAACGATCCAAATCACGTATGGAACATTTACAGTGTTTTGGGCAGAAACTATTATTATACTTACGATTATCCAAATGCTATTTACTATTACTCCAAAGCATTTGCTCTGAAGGTAGACAGAATCAATATACTTGAAGCAAAAAACAATATCGCTACTATTTATCTTGACCAAGGTAAATACAATAAAGCACTGCAAATTTTCTTATCCATAAGCAAAGAAAAAATTGTACAGGAAAAGCCAATATATTATGCCAAAGTACTAGATTATATCGGTCTTTGTTATTTCAAACTCAAGAATGGGAAAGCTTTGGCTTTTTTTGAAAAGAGCATACAAATAAACTCTGAGGCAAAGAATGAAGATGGTTTAGGCAAAACGTATTATAATCTTGCCCAATATTATCACAACAATAAGTCTTTAGCGATGATGTATGCCAAATTAAGCTACAAAAACTACACATTATCTGACAATAGCAATAATCGCTTACTTGCATTAAAATTTATTATAGAAAACACTAATTCTCCCGCTGAGATAAAAGAAAAGGCTCTTCTTTATATAAAAGAGAATCATCGCATTTATGCCTTCAGACAAAAAGCAAAAAATCAATTTGCAAAAATGAAATATGATTCTAAAAGGGAGAAAGAGGAAAACTTAAAATTAAAGGCTCAAAAAATCAAAAACGAACTTCAATTAGAAAAACAGGAAAGTAAAAATATTATCTCATATATCATCATTATTTTAGTATCATGCTTGATTGTATTTGTTTATTACTATTTAAATGCACGAAATAATCGTCAAAAAATTGAAGCAGCTTATCAAAGCGAAACTAGAATTTCAAAAAAACTGCATGACGAACTGGCTAATGACATTTATCATACACTGGCTTTTGTTGAGAATAGAAATCTTTCTGCTGAAGAAAACCGAAGCCACTTATTGAAAAAACTAGATGATATTTATTCTCGAACACGGGATGTATCAAAAGAAAACAATCCAATTTTAGGCAATCAAAATTTTACAATTTCACTTAAAGAAATGATTTCCGGGTTTAATACGCCTAAAATAAACTTACTAATAAATGGATTAGATGAAATTTCATGGAATCAGTTGGATGAAATTAAAAAAACATCTGTGTACAGAATCATCCAAGAATTGCTGGTCAACATGAAAAAACATAGTGACGCCACTTTAGTTGCCATCACTTTTAAAAAGAGAAACAACACTATTATAATTAATTATACCGACAACGGAAAAGGAATTGATTCAAGCAAAATGGTTCATAAAAATGGTTTGCATAATATTGAAAATCGAATTCGAGCTATAAAAGGTGAGGTTGAAATTCATTCAGATTTTGGAAAAGGTTTTAAGCTTTTAATTAAATTCCCAGTATAA
- a CDS encoding tetratricopeptide repeat-containing sensor histidine kinase, producing MIKNLLRFFQKKIILFCLLIICVILAALFFVQFSETKKQQKKLPKIDLSIKIKKTLEKAHVFFDAGKYDSAYFYFNKTQLLCDPKEDYADEYVGSLNYMVEILQRYGNFYEAETNLIKAFPYLEKTSSKKYAINAYTFMAFNYFYTYNNEKALYYHRKALKTAISTFRKARILSEIAFVYVQQKKFQEAKDILEPISKYKIVDKVTPSNTNIVRSGMLYNLALAYIGLGNHKEQALKCLDESLELTIPYNNDFELIANYFGYYLYYSKYYNPELKKFYAEQSYHAAKRAKSAGNEIDRLADLLEMDKAENAKKYWKIYTRKNDSLYLSRKTAKNQFADVIYDSKKDKEENFELKNQKAERELQLQRQKNRSYISYVVISLSLFIILFLIFYITTKGKREKNDIMLKSEMRISQKLHSELNSNIYETLLFIQDYNLEDKCNKEKLLNSLNSIYSKTRNISRENSKVLTDDRYVGALKEMISEYKTQNVNIILNGFDSIPWNKIDKNKKIILYRILQELLFHMKKSNSSSLVSIITKEIDKNLVIYYTDNSNEITSENSILEKRLQNVENRIETIKGTINFDANSESGFKISFKLPI from the coding sequence ATGATTAAAAACTTGCTCCGCTTTTTTCAAAAGAAAATTATTCTTTTTTGTTTGCTGATCATTTGTGTGATCTTAGCTGCACTTTTTTTCGTACAGTTTTCTGAAACAAAAAAACAGCAAAAAAAACTTCCTAAAATCGATCTATCAATTAAAATAAAAAAAACATTAGAAAAAGCTCATGTTTTTTTTGATGCCGGAAAATATGACAGTGCCTATTTTTACTTCAACAAAACACAATTGCTATGTGATCCGAAAGAAGATTATGCAGATGAATATGTTGGTTCATTAAACTACATGGTCGAAATCTTGCAACGATATGGCAATTTTTATGAAGCGGAAACTAACCTTATAAAAGCATTTCCTTATTTAGAAAAAACATCTAGTAAAAAATATGCCATTAATGCTTACACGTTTATGGCTTTCAACTATTTTTATACTTATAATAACGAAAAAGCGCTTTATTACCATAGAAAAGCATTAAAAACAGCAATATCCACATTTAGAAAAGCGCGAATATTATCTGAAATTGCATTTGTTTATGTCCAACAAAAAAAATTCCAAGAAGCAAAAGATATATTAGAACCAATATCCAAGTACAAAATTGTAGATAAAGTTACACCTTCAAATACAAACATTGTACGTTCAGGTATGTTGTATAATTTAGCTCTCGCGTACATAGGCCTTGGAAACCATAAAGAACAAGCTTTAAAATGTCTTGACGAAAGTTTGGAATTAACTATTCCATACAATAATGATTTTGAGCTAATTGCCAACTATTTTGGCTATTATCTTTATTATTCAAAATATTATAATCCAGAACTTAAAAAATTTTATGCGGAGCAATCATATCATGCTGCAAAACGAGCAAAATCAGCTGGGAATGAAATCGACAGATTAGCCGATCTACTTGAGATGGACAAGGCCGAAAATGCAAAAAAATACTGGAAAATTTATACTCGAAAAAATGATAGCCTCTATTTAAGCAGAAAAACGGCAAAAAATCAATTTGCTGACGTCATATACGACTCAAAGAAAGATAAAGAAGAAAACTTTGAACTCAAAAATCAAAAAGCAGAGAGAGAATTACAATTGCAAAGACAAAAAAACAGAAGCTATATTTCTTACGTCGTAATTTCTTTAAGTCTATTTATTATCCTTTTTTTAATATTTTATATCACTACGAAAGGCAAACGGGAAAAAAACGACATTATGCTTAAAAGTGAAATGAGAATATCTCAGAAATTGCATAGTGAACTTAACTCAAACATATATGAGACATTATTATTTATTCAGGATTATAATCTAGAAGACAAATGCAATAAAGAAAAACTGCTCAATAGTTTAAATAGCATTTATTCGAAAACTAGAAACATATCGAGAGAAAATAGCAAAGTTCTCACAGATGATCGATACGTGGGCGCATTAAAGGAAATGATTTCAGAATACAAAACTCAAAATGTAAATATTATCCTCAATGGCTTTGATTCAATTCCTTGGAATAAAATTGACAAGAATAAAAAAATAATACTCTATCGAATTTTACAAGAATTATTATTCCACATGAAAAAATCTAACAGTTCGAGTTTAGTAAGCATTATTACCAAGGAAATAGACAAAAACCTAGTAATTTATTACACTGATAATAGTAATGAGATTACTTCAGAAAATAGTATTTTAGAAAAAAGACTACAAAATGTGGAAAACCGTATTGAAACAATAAAAGGAACAATTAATTTTGACGCAAATTCAGAAAGTGGTTTTAAAATAAGTTTCAAATTACCAATATAA
- a CDS encoding response regulator, whose protein sequence is MFKKVLVAEDLDSISIAVVQVLEELQVPVIHHVKYCDEGLLKVKKAVADKEPYDLLITDLSFKSDHRKVNLNSGDELIGAINNVQPELKKIVFSIEDKSYRIKTLFNELGINAYVSKGRNSIAELRNAIESTFNNEEKILSSDLSFSFNDKSLIEIESYDISILKLLSQGYILESISKEFKDLSITPNGTSSIEKRINKLKIYFKANNNVHLIAIAKDFGLV, encoded by the coding sequence ATGTTTAAAAAAGTTTTAGTTGCCGAAGATCTAGACAGTATCAGCATTGCAGTTGTTCAAGTGCTAGAAGAGTTGCAAGTTCCTGTAATTCATCACGTGAAGTATTGCGACGAAGGTTTGCTTAAAGTAAAAAAGGCAGTGGCAGACAAAGAACCATATGATTTACTAATTACCGATTTATCATTTAAATCTGATCATAGAAAGGTAAATTTAAATAGCGGTGATGAACTTATTGGCGCTATAAATAATGTACAGCCAGAATTAAAAAAGATTGTATTTTCTATAGAAGACAAAAGCTACAGAATTAAAACTCTTTTTAATGAATTAGGCATCAATGCGTATGTTTCTAAAGGAAGAAATAGTATTGCTGAGTTAAGAAATGCTATTGAAAGCACATTCAATAATGAAGAAAAAATACTTTCTTCTGATTTGTCTTTTAGTTTCAACGATAAGTCTCTAATTGAAATAGAATCATACGATATTTCAATTTTAAAGCTTTTATCACAAGGCTACATTTTAGAAAGCATTTCTAAAGAATTTAAAGACTTGTCTATAACGCCAAACGGAACGAGCAGTATCGAGAAAAGAATCAATAAATTGAAAATTTACTTTAAAGCGAACAACAATGTGCATTTGATTGCAATCGCAAAAGATTTCGGATTGGTGTAA
- a CDS encoding endonuclease/exonuclease/phosphatase family protein, with translation MKKNLSLLLLLVTFLSFAQTKVLSWNIQNFGKSKSDIVLNNIAKTISSYDIIAIQEVVAGNGGAQTVAKLAELLNEKGNKWDYRISDPTSSSSYKTERYAFIWKTHKAKLKSKPWLERKFNLEIDREPYFATFEINKKTITLVSFHAITQKKQPETEIKYFKFLPNEYPDLNLVFLGDFNCPEKHSVFNPLKKMGYAPVLKNQKTTLKHKCKNNVCLASEFDNIFYNTANVKVINSGIIKFYEGFDSLQEARKISDHIPIWFEFSLN, from the coding sequence ATGAAAAAAAATCTTAGCCTTCTCTTATTATTAGTTACATTTTTATCTTTTGCGCAAACCAAAGTCCTATCTTGGAATATTCAGAACTTTGGAAAATCTAAATCTGATATCGTTTTAAATAATATTGCCAAAACAATTTCCAGCTATGATATCATTGCCATTCAAGAAGTTGTTGCTGGTAATGGAGGTGCGCAAACCGTTGCTAAGCTTGCAGAATTACTTAACGAAAAAGGAAACAAATGGGATTACAGAATAAGCGATCCTACCTCTAGCAGCAGTTACAAAACGGAACGTTATGCATTTATTTGGAAAACTCATAAAGCTAAATTGAAAAGCAAACCTTGGCTAGAGAGAAAATTTAACTTAGAAATTGATCGTGAGCCCTATTTTGCCACATTTGAAATTAACAAAAAAACAATCACACTGGTTAGTTTTCATGCCATTACGCAAAAAAAACAGCCCGAAACCGAAATCAAATATTTTAAATTTCTGCCAAACGAATATCCAGATTTAAATCTCGTTTTCTTAGGCGATTTCAACTGCCCCGAAAAACATTCTGTTTTTAATCCGTTAAAAAAAATGGGGTATGCACCTGTTTTAAAAAATCAAAAAACGACTCTCAAACATAAATGCAAAAACAATGTTTGCCTTGCCTCTGAATTTGATAATATCTTTTACAATACAGCAAATGTAAAGGTCATCAATTCTGGAATCATTAAATTTTATGAAGGTTTTGATTCACTCCAAGAAGCACGAAAAATATCAGACCACATTCCGATTTGGTTTGAATTTTCTTTAAACTAA
- a CDS encoding asparagine synthetase B, with the protein MNKSLFYIFILLTAFNARASFILLPMDESTQQNHLKAYGITYWCLSRDYKASWLLNYRGGSFLLPDADEIRKECKIRGVSFEVISDSEQASILNEISSPSQNMESVILEKAPKIAVYTPKGKQPWDDAVTLVLTYAEIPFTPIYDEEVLSDQLLMYDWLHLHHEDFTGQYGKFYAAYKNTPWYIDQKKDAEALAAKLGYAKVSQEKGAVAKKIRDFVIGGGFMFAMCSATDSFDIALAADGVDICETMFDGDPSESNYQSKLNYNNSFAFKNFTLERRPEVYEFSDIDMTTKRRVLMEKDYFTLMEFSAKWDPIPSMLCQNHTQLVKGFMGQTTSFDTSLIKSNILIMGTCELNGESRYIHGEKGKGMFTFFGGHDPEDFQHQVGDPPTVLDLHPNSPGYRLILNNVLFPAARKKKLKT; encoded by the coding sequence ATGAATAAGAGCTTATTCTACATTTTTATATTGCTAACTGCATTTAATGCAAGGGCTTCGTTTATCTTACTTCCGATGGATGAATCTACACAGCAAAATCATTTAAAGGCATACGGAATTACTTATTGGTGTTTGAGTAGAGATTATAAGGCGAGTTGGCTTTTAAATTACCGTGGAGGTTCTTTTTTGCTTCCTGACGCTGATGAAATTAGAAAAGAATGTAAAATAAGAGGTGTTAGTTTTGAAGTGATTTCAGATAGCGAACAAGCCTCTATATTGAATGAAATTTCGAGCCCTTCTCAGAATATGGAATCTGTAATTCTGGAAAAAGCTCCTAAAATAGCCGTTTATACTCCAAAAGGGAAACAGCCTTGGGATGATGCTGTGACTTTGGTTCTTACTTATGCCGAAATTCCTTTTACGCCAATTTATGACGAAGAAGTTTTAAGCGACCAATTATTAATGTATGATTGGCTGCATCTGCATCACGAAGATTTTACCGGGCAATACGGAAAATTTTATGCAGCTTACAAAAATACGCCTTGGTATATAGACCAGAAAAAAGATGCTGAAGCTTTGGCGGCAAAATTAGGATATGCAAAAGTGTCTCAAGAAAAAGGTGCAGTTGCAAAAAAAATTAGAGATTTTGTAATTGGCGGCGGGTTTATGTTTGCCATGTGCTCTGCGACAGATAGTTTTGATATTGCACTTGCTGCAGATGGCGTAGATATTTGTGAAACTATGTTTGACGGTGATCCAAGCGAATCGAATTATCAATCAAAATTAAATTATAATAATTCTTTTGCCTTTAAAAATTTTACTCTAGAAAGAAGGCCAGAAGTGTATGAATTTTCAGATATCGATATGACAACAAAAAGGAGAGTGTTGATGGAGAAAGATTATTTTACGCTAATGGAGTTTTCTGCCAAATGGGATCCGATTCCGAGTATGTTATGCCAAAATCATACGCAATTGGTAAAAGGCTTTATGGGACAGACGACTTCATTTGATACTTCATTGATAAAATCAAATATTCTCATTATGGGTACGTGCGAATTGAATGGAGAATCGAGATATATTCATGGAGAAAAAGGCAAGGGAATGTTTACTTTTTTTGGAGGACATGACCCAGAAGATTTTCAGCATCAGGTTGGAGACCCGCCAACGGTTTTAGATTTGCATCCGAATTCTCCAGGATACAGATTGATTTTGAATAATGTTTTGTTCCCGGCAGCTAGAAAAAAGAAGCTTAAAACCTAA